From the genome of Podarcis muralis chromosome 3, rPodMur119.hap1.1, whole genome shotgun sequence:
GATAGTTTTGTGAATAATTCCTATTGTTAAAAGTGAATAATGAAGAAGAGACTGTAATGTGGTTGATAACATTTCCACCCTATTTGTTCAAATAAGTATACTGACCCTTAGAAATGTCTACAGGACTCCCATGAAGGATATATAAATTATGTTGGGATACAAATTCTAACAATTTCAGGCCCTGTGCCTTATATTTCTTGCCAAAGAATAATGAAGTCTAAGCCTAAAGATAGCAAGAGAtcctctgcagtggctccaaTTTGGGCATTAAAATCTCCACAAAGAAGTAACTGCTGTGGGGAATTTATGACTGATCTGTTCCAGCAGAGATGTTAAATCTGACCAAATTTTTGTGGTCAGTGACAGACTATTAGTAGGGGGGGAGGTAGATGAAAAGAAAGGTTCCTGATTCAGTTTTGTATTGGCAAAATAGCATCATTTTGAATTCCAAAATCTGCTATCCAAACTTGCCCTGCCAAATCAAGCTATATAAAGGAACTTAAGCCCCCAAGTCATTGTCCCTTTTTAAATTTCTTAACAGCTGGCTGTCTAAAAGAGTTAAAACCCtgtaagggggagggggagggttaaGTTCATGAGGCCAAGTCTCTTTCAAACCTATTATATCAAATAGCTGGGACATACAAATAATATCCTTCTCGGCCTTCTTATTTATCCCAACCCACCAGGTACCAGGAAAGAGTGCTAAGACCTTTTCTGGATGTTTTCTAATCAGTTATGGCATCTTAAAGGAGAGCTAAAGGCATCATAGCTTGCTTTTCTATAATTACCGCTAGGCTTGGTCTTATCTTGAGCATTTGTTAATGGAGAATCCTTTTGATTTCTGGAAAATAGCTTGCAAGCAGGGTAGGAACATGTTagcatagagtcatagaattgcagagttggaagggactcggaGGGTCTTCTAGTGCAACTCCCCatttaatgcaggaatctcaacacacagtccTTCCCCCAATAATCTGTTTGCATCTCTCGCCTTCTCCAAAATGGTGGTCATCTCTGATGCTCAACATGATGTCTACTTTCCATATTCTTCTCCTTTATGTCCCATTTAGGGACTAATGCTACAGTCCTCCACTCTCTTACTTGGGAGACAGCCCTATGGAATGAATTCCTCTGAGTAGGTTTGCATAGGATAGTTTTGTTTGTGACCCATTCATTCTTTGGCTGAAGCTGCCAGGAAAAGAATATTGCAGGAAGAATGATCTATCATGATCCCCTCCTTGCCCCTCCTGTTCCTCCACTCGTTTCTAGTCTGCCTTGTCTTTTCTAAGCATTCCTTACTGAGAGCAAATGCTTTCCATCTACGCCAGGGTTCATGTGTTCAGCAGTTTCAAAGAGCACTCCATGGAGAGCATCCTCTGGGGGTTCTTGCAGAAGCCTTACTGTTTATCAAAGTCTGTGATTTTTGTACAGATATGAGATCCTTGGGAAGTTCCATCCTCAGCAACCCTGAGAATAAATGGTAATTCTTGCCCAAATGCTCCGATTACTCCAACCCTCCCTGTCCATTTCTATCTCTCCTGACTCTCCCACTGCCCCTTATCTACAGCATTATCTACAGTATTATCTACAGTATCTACTGTATCTACCTTATCTACAGTATTACTACTGTAGTAAGAAATAGGCCCTTGAATTGCCATGTATTCAGCAATCAGTCTCATGCACCTCTAAAGTGTGTATAGGCCACTTCTGGGGTTGCATCTGCCCATATTCTTCTCTTCTGCACAAATATTCAGTTATGTCATCTGGACAACTATCAAAGCTTTAATGCTGAAAGGTGGGCTGTCCATGAGCTAACTTGCTCACCTCAGAAATCTCAAAATCCAAAATGGATCTGAAGTGCAGGATAAAATTTGCAATGgtggttcccattcttcctttttttgtcACAGCTGAAACAGTAAGGTGTTCTGTTTGCAGCCTCCATGGACTCTATAAGGCCTGTCATTAGAACAAGATCTGGGTGTGTGGAATTGGCAATGCACTGGATTAACTGAAGCTCAATTCTGACAAGATGGGAGATGCTGCTGATTGGTAGTATGACGTGGTATGTTGCACTCTCTCTTAAAGATCTGGTTTGCGAGTGGGTCATCTGCAAATTCTCCTAAGACAAAAAGATAGTAGCTTACCCACAATTATTGACACTCTGGCAATGTCCTGtttagattattgcaatgcattGTCCACAAGGCTACCCTTGAAGACCATTTGGAAGCTGGAGGTTGTACAAAATCAATATGGTGGGTAGACTACCAATTTGGATCTTGTCAGTCTTAAAACAGATGGATTGGTTTCTGGTCCATTTCCAGGCCAAATTATTGTGCAAGACCAAAATGCCTCAAGTAGAGTCTCTTGCCTTATGAACCCTCCTGAATATTAATATTCTTCTCAGAGGGTCCTTCTTCAGGTCATTTGAAGAGAAGTAGGTGGTGGCTTGTGCTATAGGGTCTTTTCTGTTGTAATACATTATCTTTGAAATGCTCTCCCTATATAGAGACTTGCCTGACACcgattttgctttctttttagcacaagacaaatgcattttaatttacTCCAGCTTCTTACTGTGCCTTAGTCTCAACTGATGGTTTTATCTGGTTCACAACTACCCACAGTTCTGTTTTCATTGTCTTTTTGTTGAAAGGTGTCATTTTTATTGATGGATGTTGTTTTAAATGACTGAATGAAAACTCTTGTGTGAGGTTCGCCTAAAAAGCACTATAGAAATGCTGAAATAAAGAGAGGTGCTTAACCTGTTCTTCTGCTttgccaggagagagagagagagagacagctttGCTAAGAGGTGGGAGCTGCATCTTGCTTCTGTGTGAACCGTTTCTGAATTTGGCCGAAGATGGGGTACATATCCCAGGATGCATCTGCTCTCAAAATAGGCAAATGTACAGAAGAGTGATTGAACACATTCAGGGAGGATAGACCAATTAAGATTATTAGCCATGTTGGCTTCATAGTTTCAGAGACTGTTTGGCACTCAGTACCAACAACAGGGAGGGAGCTACTACCCTCAAGCCCTGCTTGTGAGAGTCATATAGTAGGATGCTGACCTACATGGGCCATTGGTTTGACCCTACAGGGCTTTTCTAATGTTATCTGGGCAGGTGTGGGgatcctttggccctccagatgttgtctaactacaactcccatcagctccagcaaacatggccagtcACCAGGAATGATGCAAGATGTAGTTCAGTAACCCCTGGCAAGCCAAAGGTTTCCTATACCTGTTTTGGGGGCTGTTTTTAAGGTGCTTCTGCTGTAGACAGATACACTGCACTTCAATTTTTCAAAGTGCTTCACAAAGATAATGTCAATAATCCTTATAACACATATGAAAGGCAGGCCAATACTATTTTCCCCAAACCAGTCTGCTTCTACTGCCATAAATTGGTCCCTTGCATCCcgattccttccttcttccctctgcCTTGCCCGAGGCTGGTGCTGCTTGCTTTCCTTGAGCAGAGTGTGAGGATTGCTAATTAGCCCAGAATTGAGCCATAAAGTGGCTAATCAGGGGATCAGTAGAATTGATTTCCCAGTGCAACTCTTCGAAGGGACGCCTTTCCCTCTTTCCCCGCCCTGGGATGAGCAACCAGAGTTGGTGCAGGACTGGGGAAGGTCTCCCCATCCTCTGTATTGAGCACATCTCAGTGGGCTACTGGGAAGGGCTGCTCCAGATGGGCACATGGCCTCTCTTAGCCAGGCTTCCTACTATTTGTGCGCAACACCATGCGCACTGGAAAGGGGTATTGGGAAGGGAGCATGTACTGATTGACAAGCTAATGGGAAAACCATGTCAAGCATCAGTACAAGCTCTCCTTGCAATTCCCCTGTATGGGGAGGGGCCCATAGCTTGGAGagctggctttgcatgcagatcatctcctgttcaatccctggcaactccaatTTAAAATATGTCAGGTTTCAAGGCTGGGAAAAACCTCGTTGCCTGAGACCTGGGGGAGCAGCTGCCATTCTGAGTAGACAGCACTGGCTTAGATGGGCTCCATGGTTTGACAGCGTGAAAAGTTGCTTCCTATGAGCACATTGTTTCTGCCAGATACTAATGGAATCTCCTGATGCTTTACCCGTAAGGTGGCAAAACAGATTTCCCCTGGGCTCAGAATGAGATGCTGAGGGAGGGGGATATTCCCCAAGGCACTTTTCCCTTAAGGGGCCTCCTTTGTTCAGACCTCATTCTTCCCATACTCATAAGTCCTTCATCACCTGTTCCCTTGCACTTCagctgctctctctccctctcttgtctCTCCACTTTACTGGAAAATAAATTAGCAGACTAATTAGATGACTATCTTAAACAGCCAGCAGTTGCTTCCTGCCACAACTCCAACTGAATGCAAGATGATCACAGCAGTTAGAAGTATCCGCTTGGGACTCGGAATTGCCCAAGTTAATCTGCCTGCCTCACCTGGGGCAAGTCACTGGGCCACTTTCCATTTTCTGGAAGACATGGCTGCATTAAGATATAAATAGCCTCAAATGTGCCTTATTTCCTGGAGAAAATTCAAGGAGTTGTACATCTACATTCCAGCTGCCTTTCCCCCCCTAAGTGTTGGCTATGAATGTTCATTTGCTCATCTTAAGCCAGTGGGTGTGATGTTAAATCTTAACATGGGAAGTAGCTCTTTAAgtagctccttccttggaggtttttaagcagaggttggatggccatttgtcatggatgctttagctgagattcctgcattgcagggggttggactagatggccctcagggtcccttccaactctacaattctatgatctccatacagatgtgtgtgtgtgtgtgtgtgtgtgattgcttCTGAAGTGTAACGAGAGTACTTATTTTGCTAAAAAGAGATGAATTGAGAAGCAGACATTTGTGTCCCAATCTGTACTGATGCCAAATGAATACTCTTGCCCTGATTCTGCTCTAGTCACACACAACTCATGGTCCATGGAAAAGAATGTTTATTTCTCATCTGTGTCAAACGTCAGGCCAGCCTGGATGATCATCCCAATGCAGACCTAGATATGCACTGCCGtcagttcttgttgttgtttagtcatttagttgtgtctgactcttcgtgaccccatggacctgagcacgccaggcactcctgtcttccactgcctcacacaGTTTGCTCAGGCTCATTGGTAGCtatgagaacactgtccaaccatctcgtcctgtcgtccccttctccttgtgccctcaatctttcccaacatcagggtcttttccagggagtcttctcttctcatgaggtggccaaagaattggCGCCTCAGCGCCATCAGTTCTGTCTTTGTGCAAACCTGCTTCTTTATGCCTTGTTTCCCCTTGCTGGATTGGGATCTGTTCTTGCTAGATAAGGAATGGCGTCTTCTGTTTTTCTTACAGAGCAATTATCAGTGTAATACAAAGCATCACTtagtgtaactttttttttttaagctacagATGACATTTTAATGCCAATCTCAGGTTGAGTTTTATTGGGAATCGGGCATCTTAAGTAATATTTCTACCTTTTGCGAACCTATCCCTTGATACTGCAATTCTTGGaatattttgttgggggggggggggaacacctttAATATTTAGTATGAGAGCCACATGTTTCTTGCCCCTTTGTGCCATATTGATCCCGGCACTGGAGACCCACCATAAAGCAAGCTTACCCTCCTGTTTGGGTATCCTCTGCCTAAGTGTCTCTCTGCCACGTTTGTAAAAGGAGGATTTTGAGGTCCCTGTTACTAACCTCATGTGCCAGTTAGTGTCTTTAAAGCCCTGATCGGCAACCAACTTCATTGCAGGCCCATTTGCAGGAAGGGATGCTGACTAGAGCTTCACCACCAGATTGCTGGCTGAGGTTCCCTTCAGATCTAATAtaacctgttttaaaacagctgcacaggttgccagttcatttccaggcccaattcaaggagcTTATGTTATACCCTGTCTGTCCTGCTTCTTTCTGTTGGAGGGTGGGACAGCTGAAACCTTTTTCAAGTCTCCAGTCAAACCCAAGGTGGGCATTTTGAGTGGTTGGTGAAGTCTAGTCATTCATTCTTGGTGTTGTTTTATGTGTGTTTCAGATAGATACCCTGGAGGAGAAGCTGTCCCAGTGCAGAGAGAACTTGGAAGAGTTGGATTTTAAGCTACGGAGAGAAGAACTGACTCCTGAGGGAAGGTACTAGTGGGAATTCAAAGAGCTCATTCATGCATCATGGAACTGCAAGTGTCTGTTGCTCATGCAAACCACTGGTGGGCGAAGTTTGCTGATTGCAAACAGCTCTGGACAGAGCAGAGATTTAATGAGATCCCCCAGCTACAGTTTGctctgaaaaggagacaattttgAACAAACTGAAGCCTGCCCTTTGCTGCTTTTTGTTTGTGGTGTAGCCTGTGAGGATGCACTCTGAGCCTTAATATGCTCTTTTAATTTATCACCTTTCCTTGATAAATTCTTTTTGGACCACCCAGAGAATCTTGGGCCAGAAGGAGGGGGATGGCAGCAAACAAGAGGAGGGACTGGCTAGTCTGGATGCTTATGAACAAATTGCTAAGAGGTTGGCTCCATTTCTTTCTGATCCTCAAAGCCCCCAATGCAATTTTGCCAGCCTTTTGTCTTCTACAGTAGCCATTCAACAGCTGCTTTAGAATTGGCTAGATTTATCCCCACCCTGGCTGgtgtctctctttcttcctcctttgaCGTACTTCTAAGAGTCCTTCTCTGCATGCCCTTCCCAACATGAACACATTCTGTGCTCTTCCCTTAACTCGCTCTGCAGTCTACTTTGGCTCTATTTACACCCTGTCTCATGCTTTACTCTCTGGGGGAAACAAACCCTATTAGGCCCCCTGCCTTCCCCAACTACACCACAGGGCTTGCTCAGAACCAGCAGCCAATTTGCCGGCGTCTCTTTATTTCTAGCCACACAGTGGCTGCTGCATGTCTTCTCCGCTGTTATTGGAACCGTACTGTTGCTGCAGGTGCTACTTTCAGgcaatttgttttgttcttgtgctTTAAACTATGGATTAATTAATCATGTTGTGCAGCTAACAATGCAAAGCTGTAGATTTGTTCCCCTTCTTAGAAGATGTGCTGTGGAAAAGCAGTGCAGCTGTTCAGTAAGGGCTTCTACGAGATTCAGGCAAGATGACCTAATGTGGGGAAACAGATGCGCTTATGTCCCTTGAACATTAAACTACATGCAAGACTCTGCAATTTTCTACTCAGAAGTGGCAGATTGGAAACTTCATCTGGGATGAAGCAGTCAGGATTTCTGACTGAGATGAGTAGACTTGGAAAGAAAGGGCAATAATATTTCCTTGAGAGAGATCCTCCTCTGAGGATGTATTTATTTTCTAATGAGGAAATGTGTGTATTTAAGCACTCTTTTGGGAGGCAACCAGGAGTTGCATGCTGTTGAGTAGCTGGAATGGCATGGAAACAAGTGGGGAGGCTAAATTCTGCATCCAGTGCAGAAATGCAGCTCTCTGTCCTTCCTCTGCCAACTGTCAGCAGGCTAGTTACTTTTGTGGGGTTATTTACAAAAGTCTGATTTAAGCTCCCCCAGTTTGTTAGAGGCCTGTGGAAGGGAGCTGACTTGAGGGTAACTCACAGGCAGCAGATAAGGTAAACCAGTATCTGCACTATactgtagatcagtgtttctcaacgtTGGGTCCcccctgttgttggactacaactcccatcatccctagctagcagaaccagtggtatCTTTTCTAGGGCAGATCTCTTTGTGATTTGTCACGGAGTGGCAAGGGCTTCCGCCGCTCAACGATTCAACAGTAGCAAAACCTAAAAAGCTTTCCCACTGGAATTTGATTgctgaaaaacaacaattggagaACAGTCAGCAAGAAGGATTTATGagcttccttcttttactgatcACAAATTCCTGATCTGACCAGGTACTTTATACCTAGCGTAAGCCTGCCTGTCTAAGCTACCAGTGGCACGTAAAGGTTCTAGCAGAAATAaagtagatcccacaagcctgaagtctggcCACCCCGGAATATACTTGAGACCTGCAGATGGGGGAGTCACATGATGGAAGTCcctgcatttaaaacaaacaaaacaggctAGGCTAGAGCCTTCCTCCCTGCCATGTCAGTTTTTGCATGGAGaatcagtgtggtgtaatggttaagagtgctggactatgacctgggagagcagggtttgacTCTCCAGTCAGCCCtcaactcactgggtgaccctgggccagtcaccatctcttagcctaacctacctcacagggttgctgtgaggatgaacAGGAGTCGAGTGGGGAACCATGCACACCACTTTGAGTCCCTTGGAAGAAAAAGTggtatgtaaatgtaataaatgtaataaaaataatcataTGAGTGGTGCCCACCTGTAGTGATACAGTCCAGACACAGTTTGTGATAACTACAGAGGCCTTAAAGTCTAGGTGCCAGAGAACCTTCTCAGCCAGCCGTGGGGAAGATTTTATTTCACTGCACAACTTTCAGAATATCTAATAATCATTCTCACATATTTGCAGAAAGTcactggaaagagagagaaatctgctAGCAACCAAAGCTGAAAATTATGGTAAGGAATGAGTAACTTTAGAAACTGCTTTCCCCAAAGACATACCATTAATTCACAGGCTCATGAGAGGGAGGAGCTGTGAAACTAAAGTAATTCATTCAACTGCCCATACGCTCATGGAAAactctttttttaatgcagagaTCATAAATGCCTTCCGAAACAGAGTTCAAGCACTCCTTGCCAGAATTTATGTATTAGAATTCTGCAGTAAAACCCCTAATTTTTGCAAGAATATACATTTCCATTTAAACAGTGTAAATTAAGGATGATGACTATTTCAGCTTGAAAAGGTAAAATGAGAGCAGAAAAGCAATGGGTAAATAAAAACAGGGCAAGTGGATCATAAAACAGGCTGTGTTTGGGGGGTTGAGGTGGAGAATGGCTGCAGATAAATGATGTTTGCTTGCCTAGGGTTACCTAGGAAATGCATGGCCGAGGTTAGATTTGAAGCAGGTACTTCCTGTCTCCTAGCTCAGACACTCCCAACCCACTACACTGCTCCAGGGGAAAAGTTACTCTAAACTCAAGTGTAGCTTGGACCTTTTGCAGTTGCCCAGAACAGGTGGTGTTCCTCTTAACTTTAGTGTCTACTGTTCACTGAATGCCACTAATGCATTTAGTCTCTTTTCCAAGGTGATTTCAATTTTTAGAATTTGCTGAACGtatcacacacatatacacttaAAAATCTGCATCATTCAAAGAGAGAATTTCCCTGAAATGGAGCCTTATAAAGCCAAGGTTATTAATTAACCCTCTTTCAGACACAGTAAGGCCAAATCCTACACATCCTGAAAGAAATCCTGCTTTTTACTAATAGGAATGCAAAACAATTTGTCAGATCGCGACATTTCTCTTGTTCATTGAGAGAGCCGATAGCTTCGTTAACCATTTTGCTGGCTTGGCTGACATATGATGTCATTCTTCAGGCCTTGATTTGTTTGGTGTACAAAAGAGGAAGCAATTTTGCAATTGCTAGACAAGTTCTGGGTGCCCCCTGGTGAGAAAATAAAGGTTGCTTGCATTCCCATTAAATACGTTCTGCATCAAATGCAGAGTAGCCTCTTGATAAGAATATGGCCCTTAAGGAGTCGCTTTTGTGGGATCTCTGAAGAAGGGTGGGGATGTACATGCACCAAAAATAATGGGGGGGACGGACAGGGATGGGGCAGGGGGGAAGAGTTTGGATAAAGCCTTAGGTCAAGGAGGTTCTGGCCATTTAGCAGCACAGTGACTGTTCAATTCAGACTGTGGTTGTAAACCCTGCCTCATGTAGGCCCATGGTCCAGCATCTTGGGGCAAAAAGGAAATGGCATGGATAGCTGCAAGGAAAGGCAAGGGCAAAGTTAACAGTCTAATTGTGAGAAACAAAGATTGTCATCCCCACTTAAAAGCCCTGGCACCAAGGAATATGGTTATTGGTTGCTGGGAAAGGAACCAAAGTATCTTCATTCCCTTATTTGCCCCCACATCAGGAAAACTCAATTCCCTGAACACCCAGTCCTTAGTATTCCATGATTGCATTTCCTCAAGTAGTGCATACATCGTACTTGAAATTGCTGCATGTATCATATCATGGCGACAGCAAGTGGCTATTGGCCATATCAACACCGGGGCTGAGTGACATACTTCCTTCCTATAGTTTTTCCCCccaatgtgatttaaaaaaatgtctagCTTCTTGGCTAGAGATGGAGGGTTTCTGACTGTACTTCTAGGGCCTTTTAAAATACAAGAAAGCAAAACCCTAGTACGGCAACCTCCTTCGCACTTCTGCTACGCCATGTTGCAAACTTTGTTCTTAGTTGTCTCAAAGAAAGGGTGCAGAGAGGGAGCCCTCCTTGCAGCAAGACTACTGCTTCCCTTCCATTAGTCTGTGCTACTATGGCTGAGAGCTACTTCAAAGCTCACTCTCTCTGCTTGTGGTCAGGAAAGCCCCTGATAATTGCTTCATTAGCCCACTATCTATCCTCCGCTCTTTAGGTTgtgctgccacctgctggcttGTTGTAAATCTCATTTGCTCCAGAGATCTCGCCCACCCTCTGGATTTGAAAATAACCTCAGGACCAGGTCTATCAGAAAGCCACTTCACACATTGCACTGCACAAAGTTGTACATCTAAAAGTTGAAGTTGGCATGCGTGTGCATGGTAGCAAGCAAGTAAACTTTTTTAGGGAGCTGTACTTGGCTGCAGTTATTCCCTTTTTATATTTTAAGGGAAACCGTAAACAGGTGAAATGGGTCCCCAGTGTTAGAAAGGACGCAATTAGATCATGTGGCCCAGCTTCCAGGACCAAGTTGTTCCACTATTATCCATGATAGATTCCTGAGAGACTCTTAGAAAAACTAAGAAGAAAGACATTTCACCACCTCCCTGCCACAGAACACAACTGGAAAATTCCTCCCAATGTCTGATCTAAAATATTTCTCTGCCTTCCTCATGTAGTTGATCCTGTTTCTAAATAGCCAGCATGCACGGTCGgtcagtgaagggagcagtgccCCATAAGAGCACCATAGATGCAGTGAGAACTAGCCTCCAGTCAAGGGCTGAAGACCTTTCCGCCCCATTTTAATGCAATGGGCTCTTCTCAGTTAAAGCTGTCTCCCTGGGGAGCTAGCAAATACAAAGGGACATCCGCCTGAGCTGTCGTATTAACACCTGAAACTTCCCATTAAAATTATACTCCTCTGGCAGTCGCACGCCGAGCTGCGCTCTGACCTCTGCCGCCGCTGCAGTCAGCGACAATGATTCTGTTGTCAAATAAGCAGTCGCTATGGTCTAACCTCTCGCAGAAATTACAAAAGCGCCGAAATTGCCTCTGAAGAGGCTTGATTGCTGTGTAGCAGCCCAAGGTAGCAAGGCAGCTGCGGCACAGCTATTGAGTAGGCTCTCAATTAAACTGGAGCTAGCTTTCTTTATGTTACACtcacaccccacctttcctccagggaatTTAGGGCAGAATActtcatcctcacaaccaccccaCCAGGCAGTGCTAGGCTGAGACATTGCCTGGACCCTCAGGTCTAGGAATGGCTAAGATGGGAACAGTTGCATAGAAGCTGGCAAGCAACATAAATTCCCCTGGAACCCTCCGCCTTCTTTAGCCAAACAGCTGGGGCCGCAGATGGGCAAAGCCAGAGACAAAACTGGGAGAAGCAATGAATGCAACTcctacctttgcacagtaggctacattctagCCACACAAAATTCACACCACACACATCGCCATCCAGGCAGCAAGGCAGCTCAAAAACAGCATTCCAGCTAAGACATTGGCGCAGGATCAGCGAGAGGCAGTCTGACTAGAGTCACATCAAGAGGGTTGCATCCAGTCCCTCAGACCACAGTTTCTCATCCCATAATTCAAACTAGTCATATAGTTAGGCAGAGAGGCACTTTCCTGCCTCGACTAGTAATTCCTTTTGACGCAGCAGGTTTCCACTGGCTCAATACGTTCAATTGACACAGAGGTGGATTGAAGTAAAATGTTTGTACGTGTCAGTAAAGCCAGCTCATATGTCGCCATGTAATTGTTTTAGGACTACATAGCAAGCGTTTTGAGTTACACAGAGCTCTTCTGCAAGCAGGTTTATGAAAACTAGGCTTGAAACTCAAGGCTTCATAAGAACCTTAAGCAGGACTCTAAAAAGATTTGTGGACCTCCTTTAAGAACCTTGAGTAGGAATATAAAGATTTGCAAATATCCTTTAAGCTCCTTATCCTACCTCCTAAGCAGCTGGACTAAGAAAAGGCTACATTTCAACCATCTGGGATCTGAATTCAATGAGCATGCTGCTGAGATATAACTTTTATTCTCAGAAACCAAAGCAATCCCGCCATCATAATTCCTTTTGCAATCATTCTATGGGTTAAATGAGAGCACCACATTTGGTGGTTGTGCAAGAACTGCTTTCCTTTTTCTGCTCTCCAGTTATCCGTAACAGGATTAAGCCGAAGCCACAGGCTGATTGCAAAAGTCAGGTTGATGCAGCAGGTTGAGGGATATTTTATGCACCTTGAGTTTCCCCTTCTAAAAGAGAGATTATTTTATTCCACCTTTGTAAAATTTACGAAAACTTCAGGCAGAGAGATAAAATGAAAGCTCAGACAGTGCTTTATAACAAGGCCTCTAGACTCTGCCGTGCCCCTCATCCAGGCTTGTTCTTCTTCTATGTCAGGCCCTGTAATACACTGCTTCTGTTTGTAAGAGTTATCCACCTGCAAGTAAGGCATGCAGCTGAGAGAGCACATCTACCTATAATGGAGAAACACAACCACATTCTAAAAAAATATAGAAATGTTTAAGGCAATAGCTTAAAGAACATTAGAAGGCTTAAACACTGCCAGTTCCACAGCAGTA
Proteins encoded in this window:
- the CCDC167 gene encoding coiled-coil domain-containing protein 167 isoform X2; translated protein: MPKKQGERVGVAQEIDTLEEKLSQCRENLEELDFKLRREELTPEGRKSLERERNLLATKAENYEKELKALRHENRKNAALSVALVLLLVVIYTCWTM